CAGTGCAAAAATCATGTTAAGACCCCAGAAAACAATGCACTGAATAGAACTCACATCAGTTTCTGCAtgtttaaagcagctttaatcaATACTTCTGTGGGTCACATGAGTATGTGCAGTGTGACAGGGGTCACTTGTGGTAAcaaacctacagagaattagaAGATAAGTTGCggttcctctcagctctacgGAGCATTTTAACATCTCACAGCTGGTGATGATACACTCACAGTACGTTACCTGCCCATCACTCAACTGTAGGCAgacaaatgttgtgtttacaacatGTTGTGCTGCCCCCATGTGGCAGGTTTAAGCAGTACTAGCATTTGACACTTTGAATCTTCTGTATCATTTGGGGACACCACCGATGAACAGTGACGTGTCCTCGTCTCCATTCTGCTgccctcctcttttttcaccTCGCCCATCACTCATCCTTTCCCTCCatgttttctccttcttctccctcgGGCGATTGAAattccagcagcttctctcccctcccttaccctttctctccctctctctcctcccactctccctgcctctcccaccttcctcccttccctcaCTCATCCTTCTCAGTTTAGCTCAGTTAGGTTAGGTGTACAGTGAAGTCCAGAAGAGTTCTTGCTTTTCGGTCTCAAGATGTCCTGGACTCgagtcatctctctctctttgctcaccatcctcctcatcctcacctgtgAGTACCTTGTTTGGGTGGGTGGGGAAAAGGGTGTTACAGAGGGGGCACTTCTGGATTATCCATCCTCAGGGGAGACAAACAGAATAGTTTTGAGGGTATAGTGCACTCATGAGTGCTGTCATCCCTTATATGGAAAAGAATACTTTAGAAATGTGGTGGTAAAACTTTTATAAAAGTTGTTGCTTTATTATTTGAATTAAAGTTTAAAatcattgttttcagtgttgagTACAGGCAAGTAAGGACAGTAACTGTTGGATGTTTGGCTATCGTAACAAAGGTAGTGTCACTCAGCCGTTACTCAGACCAATCAGTGAACTCCTGGGCGTGGCATAGATAAAGATGACAGTGAGGAACACAAATCTGAATTGTGAGTAAAGTGAAATGTCCTTCGTCCTTGCAAGGCGAGAGATTTTTCAATTTATtgtaataagaaaaaaatattgttatgGCTGTTTTAATCCTGTCTTATGTGTGGCAATGGCCCACGCGACCTTCCATACACGGTGACGACGGAGATCCACCGGTGATACTAATCTTGTGTGactcagttgtttgtttttgtaatttcattttatgtgtattttttttgtttgcagtttctttTGTATGATCCATGAGACATATTTTCTAACAGTAATCTAAAGCAGGACCTCGCATTTTAGGCGCAAACATCAAACACTGGCTAAGTGAAGAAGAGGGAAGCTGTGATTTCttgaaagttttttttactAGAAATTTTCAGGtcatcacgcacacacaaatcctACACACATTTAAAGATTAGTGGAAGCACAGTTTGAGATGAAGTTTTACAACTCTCAACATGCATTTGCCAATAGTAATGTTCCAATATTGGCCTCAGATACTTGCTTTGCATCCAAAGGCAGGAAATAAtaatttttccttttcctcataCTGCAGTTTCCAGTGTGATGGAAAGTGCAGCGGTCCGAGATGACTCAAAAGAAGACAATCGTAAAGGTGATAAATCTTCAATGctatttcactgtttcacttgCCACATATGCCCTCCTCACGTGACCTTCACCTTCTGACCTCTGACTTTAAGGGGCAGCACGGCAGGTGTTCATGCCCGAGTCTGACGCCTCCAACTTCTTCAAACGCCGCAGTCGCCGCTCGGTCCGGTACTACGCTGAGCTCCAAGGTAAGTCCTTTTTAATATCTGCTGAACGCGTCTATACacagcagctggctgctgttATCTGCCAGGAGGAGCGTTGTTTTGAGCTGTGTACAATGTACTTAAGGGCCGTCAGTCATCTCACTGGCAGGAAACAGCAGGATTGTGAGCAAAGTGGTTGGTCTGTTTGAAGATGCGGgttctatttatttatatttggtGTTATGTGCGGTTGACTTGGCCCGACGTTGCCTGAGTGGTTTACTGTGGACAGTCTAAAATACGGCATATTTGGCCTCCCATAGagaacttgtgtgtgtgtgggagtgttgGTTTATTGGTGTGTAGTTGGACTCTGAAGATAATAGGGTTTGAGGTTTTGACTGCGAGCTGTGAAAGTCGAAgggagaaatagagagagagtaATGGAAACTCAAGCAGGTGTTGTTCTATACAGTAGCAGCTCTTaaatctgacagacagacagacagacacacacacacacacacacacacacacacacacacacaacctggaggctgcagagggagtCACAGGGCAGTATGGAGCaggctctccctctctcagtttCTTAGTACAATAAGCTCATTCTTCCACTGCCAGCATCCTGTACGATACACAACGCCAGCACACCTCAAaccaaatgaacaaacacacaaaaaagaggTGTTTCCGGACAGTCCTGCGCCCACATGGGGACTTACTATACGTGCTTTATCGCCAAAATCTTTTCAGGATTCCTGTATTCCTTCAGCTGAGATAAAAGCATAAGAAAGGCCGGACTTGCCAACATCTTTATCTTTTCAGTCAAGTTCATTTTCGTTACTTCATCCCTTTTGCTGGTGGAAAACCCATCAGAGCGGCCCATGTGTGCCCCTGAGCGGGCCTCCAGAGACAGGCCGCGGGTCATTTCACCTTGCCCGCCCATTAGAGCACCAAACGGGCCTCGGTGCTGCACAAACAGGCCCACGTTCttggaaaaggaagaagagaaaggtTGATTATGTTCCTTGCCAGCTGGGGGcagctgtgtgactgtttgTAAGGACTTTATTTTTGCCAGAAAAGTGTTAGAAAGTGCTGCGGCTCCGTGCTAACAAATGATCATACCTGCctgattttcatttgtgagTATTTGAGATCCTCCCTCAATAGCTTGTCATGGCTTGTCAGCCAATTTCATTATTTCGTATCATCTCTTTAACCTAATTTACCAAAATTTACCGAGGGAAAAGAGAATTTTCATGCTGCATTGCTCCATCATTctaaagacaacacacaaatgGGGTATATCCAATATTTCCAACAGATGTTGGATGATTGCATTACCAAGTGTGACCTAAGTGCAACTTTCTTATAGCTATGGTTGTCTTTTCCAAACTTCTCATGATTTTCCCCTTTCCCTCACTAGCTGTTATTCTGAGTTGGTCAGCAAAAGACATAATGACATTATTTAGTAATTAATAGTAATTAATAGTCTTTTATTTCAGGTAAGGCTCATGCTATCTCTTTAGCATATTCCATATTCAATAACAGTATTCTTAAAAGGGAAAGTAGGATGCTTTAGCGGAATAAGGACAGgatgggagaaagagaggcagcaggaaTACCTGTTAACAGGCAAGTAGTTTTACACGTGAAGTTAGTGTGAAGGTGGATGTGAGCCATGTTTCCGACGGTACAACCAAGCCCCGAATCACCGGCCTATTTGGAGGGAAAATTGGTTTGCAGAGTGTTTGCAGGACTGCGTGTTTACACGAAATGTGATGTAATCCCAACACTTTGCACAAGCTTGTTGTGATTCGAGTAAAATGAACTTAAAGAAAAAGTCAGAAGGCGTAGTGATGTGTACAGTGGCTGCCCTGTACCTGCATGGGTGGGGGTGTTTGGTTTTGTACAGTGAcggagcaggagggaggagtaGGTGTTGACACAAATTTCTAACATTACAGTAAGGGGTAAGGGTTACccacatttatttgtgtttaacaCCTCACTAGACCAATCAGATACACGTCTAAATCCAATAATTGTGTAAATATGAGCTACTTATTCAAACTTTAGTTTAAAAGCTTGATTTAGTTTAAGGTTTATGGCTAAAACCACTACTAGCGGCCCTGTGGGGCTAAACTTAAAGCCTAGCAGTGTTTTCAGGTCAGCGTGCTAACACGCTCATAATGacaatactaacatgctgatgtcaaGCAggtatgtttaccatgtttaccatcttCGTTTAGGATGcaagcattttaacatttctaaTTAGCAGGGAACAGAAAGAGCAGCTGAGGCGAATGAAAGtacttagttttttttttttcaatcaaagTTTTGGATGAAGTGAAATTTCGACCTGATGATAGTGCTCCATGGAAAATCAGGGGATCGTGAACCTGTGTACCAATTTTcattgcaatccatccagtaggtGTTGAAGTAGttgactcaaaataaaacaatgtcaaGCTCATGGTGGCACCAGAGGAGTCAGGCGATCATCAAAGTTAGCAGCTTTGGCTTCAACCTCTGGCGACCAGGAATGTCTGTGGTGGCAAAAAAATCGAGTAGatgtcaaaatatttcacagaaCAAGTGAAAACTCTGACCTGCGGTGACAGGAAATCACCAAAATCATTAGGATTCGTCCTCTGGGACCAtaaatctgtacaaaatttAAAATCAATCCATCAAATAGCTGTTGCGAtacttcagtctggatcaaagtggcGTTCTGACTGATCAACAAATCAACCTTTAACCATCCGTTGGATTACTTCTCAGCTCACCTTTTCCTTCTTGTTTACGCAGCTGAGCAGAGGGTGAGGCTTTCTGCAGACGAGCGGAGGAGGGAGTACAATGAGGAGCGGAGGAACGAGTACGAGAACTATGTCGAGGAGGAGCGGGATGGTAAGACGTGgatgcagctgctttcagctcaATGTACTTTCCTCTTGACTCTCATCCCTCGACTTGAGTCAGTTATAGAAATGCTTGAAGCAGAAATGAATTCcattttctgtgaaataatAGACATAACCCTCAGGTAAACCCTGATTTTCACCCCTTCCATAGCAGACTTAAAATACAACCATGTAACATTAAGAGTCACTTAGTGCCAACactgaatgaaacagaaaaattaagCACAGAGACTTTGTATCAGTAAAAACAAGCTAATTTAGCAACTTTGTGTCATGTTGTGAGGGCTAACCTTAATTGATCCCTGTGGAAAAACCTGACAATTACTTTAGGACAGAGTTTAGTTTGTGTCTTAAATGAACTTCACGACACCCACGAGCCTCCGGACCACGGCGGAGCGCCTGAGACTCCACACCGAATCGAAGTGACCATTTGTGGTGGACCGCAAGTTGACAATCTTCCCTGCggttgtctgtctgctgagatacagctgcagtgacagttTCTAAACTAAGAACTGCTAACCATAAAGATGTGACTTGGTTTTATATGTAAGATACACAGTGTTTTGGGTGGTTTGGGTGAATGAGTTGTtataggaaaacaaaaagatctCTGCGAGGTCACACCAAAGTTCTGGAGAAACTGCCATAAATGTCAAAACTCTTATCTTTCTTATGTCTTTACTGGCTTTTAACACTGCCTTTACACCATGTAAGTGGAAGGGGAAGAACAAATATCTCCTGTTATTCTGAATTGAGAACATTCATAATTCTAAAATGGTTACCGCGGAGCTAATGTAGCTAGCTCCACGATATCTTTCTGAATTATAATTACGactaattttttttcccctgcctGGCTGCTTGTAATTACAATCTGTGTAAGCGGGTGTACCAACACCAAAgcttgctaaatgctaactaTGTATATATTACACTGACAAATTATGACCTTACAGTTGATATGGCAAATGTGTTAGCACACAGTGGCCTACACATTGGAGCATATTAGCTTTAAATATCCAGCATTcagtctccttttagctctgttttccGTCACCtcttgagggaaatatctggctcctTAGTCACTATTCTCCattgtgttcaccagctagtcgctaattTTGTTGGTCTGCTGCTAAGTGCCGCACAGATAGCATGTGAGTTTATCTGAGCTGTTGTAAACGGCTAACTGCTATGGCTAAAAATGCAGATTATTGTTAAACAACACAGTAAAGCTAAGACAAAACAATTAGCAAAACGATGCTATAAAGCTGGTGAGGGTAACTACATTGGGTGATGATTTTCACTTAGATCGTAAACGCAGTCCATCCTTGATTTTAGCCACTTtataaatagattttttaatattttttttttatccacagAGCAAAATGAGAGATCGAGGGAGACGAATGAGCAGTTGCGAGAGTATCACTACGACGGCCTGTATCCTCGCTACTACTGGTTCCACTGAGCGCCGCTATGGAGGACTAGGCTACAGCACCTCTTACTGGAGCTATGCTAACACGGCCCTCACGTCACCCTCTACCAACATACATCTTAGTTATCCCCATATTTTTTACAACTTTAATCCATAAGATAAAGGgtttcttttctattttaataAAACCTCAATTGTGCAATATTTGTCTTCAtgtcaaactgtaaaatgtattaaaagtgCAGTTTCTGTATTGTAAGCTTAACGTTATATTAAATGGAGGCATACATTTTGCATGCTTGTTTATACTGTCTTTTTTACCTGTACATACAAGCTGCACAGTGTCCTTTATGTCAGCCTGAGGCATAGCAGCAATAAATCAACCTCTTACATCGACAGCTGACTTGTTTTGCTGTAGCTTTATTTTTTGCAAAGAAACCAACTTTTAAATAAAGAGGAGTTTCCTGATTCCCAGACCACTGATGTGTTCTAACTCACACTTGCACTGTCTGGTATTCGGAGTATTTAAAGGGAGGGAGGCGGCGTGGAATAAAAGAGAAGATGAGGTGAGCTGCAGAAGTCATCAGGCCAAAATGAATCCCACATTCCAGAGTGGAAATATTAGACACAAACTGGgcaagggagagacagaggaggaggagagagggaaaaacgTAGCGACAGGATAATGAGCGCAAATTAAACCCTCAAAACGATGTGGCATGGCACGGCGTACTTGCTAATCACACAGCTTCAAATCCAAAAGCCTTCTTTTATCGCCATGATTCCACCTCAGACCTTTCCTGTTCAAGGCCATGTGGATTGGCTCGCGGACTTGAGTGAGCGCCACCTGGCCTCAGTCGTCACGCCAACAGATGGAGTGTGTTAGAGGGTGGTTGTGTCCTGTTACAGGAGACTGGTTCAGTCCCTGCAAACCACATATCCTTCTGTTaaagaaatatgaaacattAAGAGGGCTTCTTAAAGGCAGTAATGTAACAGCTCCCTACTGTTACAATAAAGACGCGCTCCTTTTTGTTATGCAAGCAACCTGCCCGTTTTTATTGggttcctacatttcccagggTACCTTTCAAATACCTGTGCAAGAGAGgcatgaaaatgctgctttaatcACAGCCCTTTACTCAAACTCAACCTGCTTTGGATTAGGAGGGTATATACATCATCTCCACAACTACCCAAGTCGACCATTTACTCTAAATATCAGACACCATCCAGCACAGCAGGAACTAATTAAGAGACACCACAGTTCCATGGAttacttttcatcttttcaagTGAGCGGTCACATTATTGCTCACTTGATGATCATTTTGGTTTTCATGCTGTACATTAAAGGCAAGAAGTAtttgaaaagaaacagatgaagtTGGGTTTATGCTTAAGTTCATAACTGAAAGGAAAGgatttttccacagcagacatgtttgacttgtcatagcaggaaaagcacaggtgtttctaataaaattaatgatggcCCTGTTGTATTCGACAGCCCCAGTAGAAACATTTGCCATGAAATGTTGCAAATGATCGCTTTAATCATCTTATTTCCAGCATATCCAATATTATCACGGACAGTCAATTCTCCATAATCAATAACAAACAACCAACTTTAAAAGCATAATTCatacaaacataaaaatctAAGTACACGTTCCCTCAACAACCAGTTTAGTGTTGTCACTTCATGCTGTTGAGGAATTTGCCGTGCTCCTCTCCTCGAGGCTGCAGGAGCTCTCCACCAATCTTTGGTCCGGCTTTCTCCTGAAATAAAACGGAGAAGAGCAGCGTCacgtctgttttctttcacaacagtgaattatttttttttcttttgaaatgatCTACGAGTCAGAGAGAGATTTTACCTTCAGCATCCCATCTCGCTCCCATTTAAACAGGCCGCAGTTACTGAAACGGTAAAACATCATTAGCTGTGACGTCACTTCAGCGTTTCCATGACCGGAGTGAACCCAGAAAAACGATCaaatgaatgagaaagagaCGCGGCGAGCATTAAGAGTCTCACCTGCAATGTTTGTTGGGCAGTCTGTCTAGAGCGATGGCTCTCTGACCACACGGACATTTAAAGAAACGTTTCACGGCATCGTGCCACTGCAGGTCATGATTCTGCTCCACGCAGCGATCCGCCGGCTTGAAGTAGGTGTAGCGACACTGGGAGCAAGGGAACATGGGATATATCaacttccttccctccttctccctgaGAGACatctatatatttatacacTCACCAATCTGAGTCAAATAGGTGTGAATTTAACTCAGTACCTTTCTACAGGTAACAGCGCGGCACTTCATCTCTCTGATgcccttcatcttctcctccatctgct
This region of Chelmon rostratus isolate fCheRos1 chromosome 22, fCheRos1.pri, whole genome shotgun sequence genomic DNA includes:
- the ucmaa gene encoding upper zone of growth plate and cartilage matrix associated a produces the protein MSWTRVISLSLLTILLILTFSSVMESAAVRDDSKEDNRKGAARQVFMPESDASNFFKRRSRRSVRYYAELQAEQRVRLSADERRREYNEERRNEYENYVEEERDEQNERSRETNEQLREYHYDGLYPRYYWFH